The Niastella koreensis GR20-10 genome includes a window with the following:
- a CDS encoding response regulator transcription factor has product MTDSILIIDDNEDMLEFLSVVLGDTYTLHPALNGEIAQTILDNEVINLIISDIMMPGIDGFELCRKIKSNVEYCHIPIILLTSKNTYKAHIEGLEVGADAYIQKPFSSELLQVQIANLLKNRRKIKDHFATSPFDDVGVMAHSKTDEAWLKKLDDYIRGNIKDPNIDIDTLAEHMFMSRTTFYRKIKSLSSLSPKELIDITRLKKAASLIAENEFSLYEISKLVGYSSQSLFSRNFQKYFKMSPGAYFQSLPRK; this is encoded by the coding sequence ATGACAGACAGTATCCTTATTATTGATGACAATGAAGATATGCTGGAGTTCTTATCGGTAGTTTTAGGCGATACGTATACCCTGCATCCTGCCCTGAACGGAGAAATCGCCCAGACTATTTTAGATAACGAAGTGATCAATCTGATCATCTCCGATATTATGATGCCGGGTATCGACGGGTTTGAATTGTGCCGTAAGATCAAAAGCAATGTGGAATACTGTCATATTCCCATCATCCTGCTCACTTCCAAGAACACCTATAAAGCGCACATTGAAGGATTGGAAGTTGGGGCAGACGCCTACATCCAAAAACCATTCTCCTCAGAATTATTGCAGGTGCAGATTGCCAACCTGTTGAAGAACCGCCGTAAAATAAAAGATCATTTTGCCACTTCACCCTTTGATGATGTGGGTGTAATGGCGCATTCAAAAACCGATGAAGCCTGGCTGAAAAAACTCGATGACTATATCAGGGGAAATATCAAAGACCCTAACATTGATATAGACACACTTGCGGAACATATGTTTATGAGCCGCACCACCTTTTACCGGAAAATAAAATCGCTTTCGTCCTTATCGCCCAAAGAACTGATAGATATAACCCGGTTGAAAAAAGCCGCCAGCTTGATTGCTGAGAATGAATTCAGCTTATACGAGATCTCTAAACTGGTGGGCTATAGCTCGCAAAGTTTGTTTAGCCGTAACTTTCAGAAGTATTTCAAGATGTCGCCGGGGGCCTATTTTCAGTCGTTGCCAAGGAAATAA